The Desulfococcus multivorans DNA window TAGGTACTTGTGCGCATTGACCGGAGAGAAGAAAAGTTTTAAGATCGCGCTCGGATTTGGAGACGGCGGTAAAAAAATGGGATTCGTTTGGCGTATTGCCTATTTTTCACTGAAGCGGGCTGCGTTTCAGTTGGAATGGAACGAAAGGGGAAATGCCCGAATGCCGCCTCAATATCCGAGTATCCGATAAACATTGGAGGTGCCGATTGGCTGTACCGGATTTTCAATCATTGATGCTGCCCATACTCAAATTCGCCGCTGACGGCAACGAGCATTCACTGCAGGCAACCCGAGAGGCGTTGGCTAACCGGTTAGGGCTTTCACAGGAAGATCTTGACGAAAGACTGCCAAGTGGAAGGCAGACCACTTTTGCAAACCGGGTAGCATGGGCCAAGGCCTATCTCACACAGGCAGGTGTGCTGGAATCTCCCAAAAGGGGGATGTTTCACATATCCGACCGTGGACGGAAAGTTCTGGCGGAAAGTCCGGATCGAATTGATATCAAGTACCTTGAGCGTTTTCCTGAGTTTCAGGAGTTCCGGCAGGCGAGCAACAAAAATCGCACCGATAAAGTGACGCAGACAAATGACAAGGAAACAAGCCCCACAACGCCGGAGGAAACGCTGGAACAGGCATATCAGCAACTGCGCGACGAGGTTGCCAATGAACTGCTTCACCTCATCAACGGGAATAGCCCCGAGTTTTTTGAGCGGTTGGTGGTACACTTGCTCGTCGCCATGGGCTATGGCGGTTCGGTCAAAGAAGCGGGGAAAGCTACAAGAAAAACCGCAGATGAGGGCATAGACGGCGTCATCAAGGAAGATCGCCTCGGCCTCGATGCCATATACCTCCAGGCGAAAAGATGGGAAGCGGTTGTCGGCCGTCCCGAAATACAGAAATTTGTCGGTGCGCTGCATGGCCAACGTGCAAAGAAAGGCGTCTTCATCACAACCAGTCGCTTTTCAAGGGAAGCACTCGACTATGTCGGACAAATTGATCCGAAAGTTGTCTTGATTGATGGAGCCGATCTTGTCCAGTTGATGATAGATCACGGGGTCGGGGTCAGTTCGGCAGCCGTTTACGAGGTCAGGAAGGTTGACACAGATTTCTTTATCGAGGAGTGACCCCTATCTCTATAACAAGTTTCAACAGCTACAGGCCGATGATCGTGAGGCATCCCCAACCGGCCGTTGCCATGCTTCGTGATGGGCTTCAAAATCGATGTGCCGACGCCACTTGCGGTCAGTTTACTGGTGGCTAACTCTTAAACGACTTTTTTGAACTTATTTTAATTACGATCAATCATAGGTGCTATGTGAAGGAAATCGAAACATGCCTACAGAAGCGTCATTCGCACCACCTCCGGCTGACAGATATGTCGCTGCGTTTCAATCCATTACAGGTCTTACTGATTGCCATTATCAGCTTCTCCGCCTCCACTATCATGCCCCAGAACATACGGTTACAGCCACGCAACTTGCGGAATTAGTCGGTTACAGCAGTTATTCGGTCGCCAACTTGCAGTACGGCCGGTTGGCTAGGCTTGTTGGCGAGCGATTGGATTACTCCCCAGAGCCGGAGTACCTTGGCACGTTGGTTTGGTTCGAGAAACGGCATGGTGAATGGCACTGGATTATGCGGCCCGAGGTCGCTCAAGCATTGGAACAGCTCGGATGGGTCGAAAGTACCGGGGTGCTTCTCCCGGAGGAGATCGCCGCCGCAACTGAGTCGATAGTCGAGGGGGCGGTGTATCGAGTAGTGGTCAGCGCTTACGAGCGTGACCCGGAGGCTCGCCGGCGCTGCATCGCAGCTCATGGTACCACCTGCTGCATCTGTGGATTCAACTTCACTGCTGCTTATGGTCCGGTGGCTGAAGGGTTCATCCATGTTCACCACCTGCATCCTTTGTCGGAAACGGGCGGAGTGCACCGGGTTGATCCGGTGAAGGACTTGCGGCCCGTATGTCCCAATTGCCATGCAGTTTTGCACCGTCGGGTACCAGCATACAGCATCGAGGACGTGCGCGGCTTCCTGGGACAGTAAAAGCGCGTCTAACCCTGAAACAAGTGTGATTTTATAGCATAAAGCAAAAAAATATTCGAAATATCCATCTTATCAGCGTATCATGTGTTTGCCAAAACCTATAATGCCGTCAAGAAGGAGTATTTCGAGTGACACCAATTATCTCTTCTAAGAAAACGTCGTTTTCTTGTAAATTTTGGAACCGACCCTCGGATCGGTTAAAACGCTAAAAAGCTGAAGAAGACGAAAAGGGGAAATGATGATGGTTGGAAACATAGTCCTCGGGCACCGCTCGGTTGAGCACACAATCCGACATGAAGTTCAATAATTTCCCTGCATATTAGGATAGGAAGTAGCCTCACGACTCCCCCTCCCACGCCACACAGCGAACGAAGGGTGGCTCGTACTGTGCGGTTCGGCTGCTCAGGCAGAACGAGACTCTGGAAAAAATGTGGGAAGTGTGGCGGCGGGTAGCTATCAATTTCGAAACTGGCAAGGTTCTTTTCACAAGTAGGTCTCATGGACAGGCCTTGGTGAGCGCTGAGTATTTTCTGGTGGAAAAACAGTATGACCGACCCTGGCATTTCATGGGTTTTTCAGGGCGAAAAGGCTTGACCAGCACCAATGAAGCGGTCTATGGACAGGAAGGCGCGGAAGCCGAACGAAAGGCGTATGTCCTTGACCACCATAGCGATAGTGTTCCCCCTCAAAGGGCTTGGGGATGGGGATCTATCTTTTTGGAAACATTCATATAACTTGTTTTTGACCATATTTCATCTGCCCACCGGAGTTATCCAGCCAATTCATCCAACGCGGTAAGAATGTCGTTGCTGCCCTCGTAACGCATGAATTTTTCTATGCCGATTACGAGTTCTTTTGCCCTGACAGCGCCGGTAGCCTGACTATGAGAAAAATGGTTTTCTGCTGCCTTCAGACATTTCAGCGCACGTTCAAACAGATCACTATCCATCGGATTGCTCGGATCAAGGAAATCGTGGTCCACAACGCGGAATCGCAATAGGAAAAGAAAAAGGCGTGCGGCTTGAAAAAAACTTCTTTCAAAGTTCCCGAGGTCAGATTCCTGTTCCAATATTTTAACAGCTTCTTCAGTAAATGTTTTGGCCTGAGTGCGTGCCATGGCTCGGGGGCTTTTATCCCGCAAGCTCAGAGAACGCCAGAGCGCTCTCGATGACTGAATCGGAAAAGGTTTGTTGTGATTACTCTTGATTCGTTTATAAATTTTTTCATAAAGAAGCCGGAAGTCTTCTTCCGCCGTAAAAACTCTGCCTCCGGCATCAACCCCGTAATTCCACTTTTGGTTGTAAAGATTCTGCGAGATATATGTTCGGATTTGCTGTACCACCCTATTTGGGGTCTTTGCAAAAAGCCAACTCATCCTAACGACGAATCCCATCTTGTTGGCTGGACTGATGTCCACAAAATCTTTTTCTGCCTTGTCCGCTAGCCTGTCAATCACCATAGATGCCTCTTGATTTCCTGCCTTTCCATCCTGATCAATCGGCCGCAGGTGCTCAAAGCCTTCATCTGTTGGGTTGTTGGTAAATCTTGTCAGAGCATTTTTGACGCCGTCCACAATGCTCATGAAATCAGGAGTGAGTGGTGTCGTCTTTAAATATTTCTTGATTTCATATTTAAAATGCAACAGGAACGATGCCGTGGGATCGACCTTGAGGGTGATCACGTCCGGCCATCCCCGGGTTGGCGGGGGCGGAGGGTCGGCTTCCGCCATTGTCGAATAATCCAGGAATATCTGGCGGCCGCGCAGGAATGCCGCATCTTCGGAAAAGCTCGGGACAAGGGTGATCTGTGCCAGACCGCTGGCAGGCCGAATCTCCAAGGATATATCCACGGGCATGTTCGCTTCCGGCACTGAAGGAAATGCAAACTCTGCGCGTCGGAAAGGGTTGCCGAACAGCTCACGAGCCAGCTTTCTGGCGTATTCAAGCGTCTCCATTTCTTTGTTTGCGAATGATTTGAGCACCTCCTCGTAGGTTCCAGCCTGTCGCACTTTGGCAATGATCTCGGAGCGACTGCTTTGTGGAAGTCTGGTTTCCTGCCCTTCAAGTGATTCCGGTGCTTCCAGATCAATCCTTCCTCGTATTCCCCCCTTTTTGAGAAATACTTGAAGATGTTGCGCTCCAGCCTGGATCGCAAATTTCCCTCGGATGGCTGCCGGTTTGTAAGGCTTGCCGCCTTGGCAGGTCTCAGCATTGAGCAGATCTACCCAAATATGATCACCCTGCTGCTCAGCAAGCACAGAAAGTTGGGGGAGCGTATCAAGATAGGTGGGCAAACCTCTATCAAGGCGCCGCCCATACTCGGCACATCCATCAATCACGGGGTTTTCCTCGTGGGCCAACCAGATAGTATCTAATTGTGGAGATGTGGTATTGGCTTTAATGCCAAAGGCTTGCAGCTTGTCCTCTGCCGATTGGATCCATATCGGCAGTCTTGGGGGGCAAAGCGGACCCGAGACAATGATGCCACGCAAGCGACTTTGAGGTCGGGAGTCGAGCACGCTTATGAATAGTTTTGCAAGAGCTTCTGCTGCTGGTGTCTCCTCTTTCTCAGAAACCACCGAGAAAAGTCTACACGAATTTTCCAACAGCGCACGCAAACGGCTATTGGGAGCAGCGGGTACACTTCCGGCGCACTCGACCAATCTTTCATCCGGAGCCCAAAATGTCCATCGGTCCTCT harbors:
- a CDS encoding HNH endonuclease; amino-acid sequence: MPTEASFAPPPADRYVAAFQSITGLTDCHYQLLRLHYHAPEHTVTATQLAELVGYSSYSVANLQYGRLARLVGERLDYSPEPEYLGTLVWFEKRHGEWHWIMRPEVAQALEQLGWVESTGVLLPEEIAAATESIVEGAVYRVVVSAYERDPEARRRCIAAHGTTCCICGFNFTAAYGPVAEGFIHVHHLHPLSETGGVHRVDPVKDLRPVCPNCHAVLHRRVPAYSIEDVRGFLGQ
- a CDS encoding restriction endonuclease, producing the protein MAVPDFQSLMLPILKFAADGNEHSLQATREALANRLGLSQEDLDERLPSGRQTTFANRVAWAKAYLTQAGVLESPKRGMFHISDRGRKVLAESPDRIDIKYLERFPEFQEFRQASNKNRTDKVTQTNDKETSPTTPEETLEQAYQQLRDEVANELLHLINGNSPEFFERLVVHLLVAMGYGGSVKEAGKATRKTADEGIDGVIKEDRLGLDAIYLQAKRWEAVVGRPEIQKFVGALHGQRAKKGVFITTSRFSREALDYVGQIDPKVVLIDGADLVQLMIDHGVGVSSAAVYEVRKVDTDFFIEE